The Chryseolinea soli nucleotide sequence TTGGTGACCAGCTTCAGGTTCTTGACACAGTTGTTATAGCCGTCGCCATCTTTGTTGATGACGTACATGCCGTCGTCTTCGTAATTTATTTCACGTACAAAAGTGCTGTAAATCACGCGTCGGGTGTTGAAATAAAATTGATACCCTTCCTTGGATAACGACACGCGTAGATCGATCATGGGTTCGCCGGTCTTGATGTTTCGATTCTTGGCAATCGACTGGCTGAGGATTCTTCCGGCTACAAACTGTTGATTCAGCCGGGGATGTGGAATTACCCTATCGAGTGATTTGATTCTTCCCATATTGGATGCTTTATAAAAGCCTTCGAACCCGGGAATGTCTTTCCACCGTTCACCTTTAATGCTAACGAGGGATTTGTCTTGGAAGGAATACTTTAACTTTGCCATAATAAAATAATTGTTAAAACTGGTTATAGGAATGAATTGAGGCACTGAGGTTTCTAAATCCGCAGATGAAATAGCGAAGCCGATAGCCATCGCCTGCGGGGAAGGAGATAGTGGATTTTTCTCATAAGCAGGTTGGATTAGCGTCGGGACTTTCGGGCTCTATCGCTTGAGGTTCATCGTGGACGGCCAACGAATTGACCTGGCCGATCCATTGATAGTTTACGTCGCGCTGCTTTTTCTTTCTTCCCTGGAGAATTACTTCGGACATAATCTCGGATTCGATCTTGCTGACCAGACCCACCTTGCTGTATAAACTCAGGGTGCGTCGCGCGACGGATGTATTGATCTTTGTCTCCCACCGCAGGTCTGACACGAGTTGCTGAACGGTGAACGGCGCCTTAAATTGAATGATGCTCCGCAAACAAAGGAGACGTAGCGGCGTGATGGGGATGCCATTACTGTTTAGGATTTCTTTTACAATAAGCAGGTTTTTCATAGGTTGGTTATTAGGCATTTCTATTGGTTGTGCAGCGATTATTCTTGTTTATCCAGCCAAACCTCGGGGTAAAAGGCTTTAAGATCTTTGCATATTTTTTTCGCCAGCCACACATCGGTTGTACTTTCATAACTCACCAGGTAATAGCCGTTCCGTTTTCCAAGTTTCGACACGGCGTGTCCTCGAATCAGTTGCTCGGCGACCAGTTTGTCTGCATTGTTTTCGAATCGAAAGGCGCCGATAATGACGTGATAGACCGAGACGCCTTCAGTGCCTTTCCGGGCTTCCTCTATCGCAGAGGCGTCAGATAATCCCGAGACTGGGACGGATAGTGATGGCGAATTTTTTGAGGATGCCGATGTACTGCGGGAAACAGAATCGGCGCGGACGCGTCTTGCGCTATCGATGGCAACGCCGGTCGCTGGATGCCCTCCAGGAATGGGCAAACTCAATCGGATCAGGACTAGCCCCACGACAATGAGCGGAATGGCTACCCGAATAAATTTCAAGGGGCGAGAAGAATCTCTAAAATTCTTTTTTGCCCCCGCAAAAGCAGTTGAACCGTGAGGCGCTTCTTTTAACGTTTTAGAACCATCGTGAGTGATCTCAGAATGCTCCGTGCACGATGACGATGATAAAGCCTCATTGCTGTCATCACACTCGCTGGCTTCCTCAATATTCGCATTCAATTTCTCTTGTTCTTCTTCTTTCGGATCGCTTAAGTGGGGTACTTCACCATTGTCATCTCTCTTCTTAGGTTGTTCCGGCAGTTCGCTGAGGGCATGGGCGTTGGATAGGGCCAAAAAACGCGCATATTCTTTTTCGTTGAGCAGTTCCAATCGGTTATCCACATAGCAGAAAATACCCAACTCCTTTATTTCAAACCTTCCGCCGCTGCGAAGACCGTTTTGTATGTCTTCGATGAATCCATGAATCGTCGCTTGGGACTCCTCTTCCGACAACATTTCAATTTTTGTGAGATATGAGGAAAGTATACCATCGTCATATTTTATGAATTGATTGAAGAACAGAGATTGGGAAAAATCCTGTTGTTTGATGATTGCTCCCAACGTTGGCAGATTTACCCTGTTGTTATGCTTCAGCAGAGATAGAATAGCACGCGTAATCATTGAATATTTTTTTGTCAATCTTTCTCAAATCGAGCGCCAAAGAAAATCTTTGAATTTTCACTCTAATCGAATAGCCTTTTTGGGAAAACGACGAAATATCGTTGGCCCAACGAAATTGCTACCGGTCATAGCCGTTGTAATGGCGGCGCGAGTATGCTCTTGCGGGTCATGGAAATACCTCGTCGTCGAGCGTTGAATGAAGCCAATAACATTGTCATCTTAGTCTCGTGTGATTTCTATTTCGGTTCGCTCATTGCCTTTAAACTGCTCGCTTTGCTTTCCATAGATCGGTTTCTTGTCGCCCCATGGTTTTATTTGAATGCGCTGAGTGTCGATGCGCTGGCTGCGCAGGTATTCACGGATCAACTCCCCACGCATCTGCGATAGTTTCTTTCCCGAGCCGGACGTGGGCACTGCTTTTGATAAATCGAAAAAATCTCCCTTGTTTCCGCGTGCCATCAGCTTTCGCTTATCGCCGAAGTAGGTATGCACGTGGATGATGATCTTGTACTTTTTGTTTTCATTCATCATCTCCGTGAGCCGGTTCAATTCCTCTGCCGATTCTGGCGAGAAAATGGCGGCTTGATCAGGAAACGTCACGTTCAGATTAGCGATGTCGCCCTTCTTGAGCCGCTCCAATTCAAAAGATATTTCCTTAGGAGAGTTTTGCTTTTCAAGGTCAGACGCATCGAATTTCCGGATGACCTTGCGATAACCGAAAATGTCGGCGACAAACGTGATGTTGTCGATGTTGTGAATAATTTCTTTTAAACTCGACGGAGTGTTTGTTTGATAAACACCGACCATCGTTGCCGATTGCTTATCCAGAGCTCTGACCGTTCCGTTCACGGGTTTTTGATCGATCCAGCGAAAAGCTTTCAGAACGATGCTTGAGGCATCTTTCGACATTTGCAACGAAGAAGGATTTTTTAGGGAATCCTGCGCAGGCGTTGGCTTTGCCGCGATATTTAAGCGCTCTCGCGTACTGGGGTCGACGTCCTGAGCATGATCACGATCCTCCAAGGACGAGAGAGAGGGCACGCCGAATGTGCCGTGATATACCCAGGTCTTTCGCAGGTCCTGCCGGCTCTGCAGCTCCACCGCCATGCCATAGGCCTCTTCGCGTACCAATGTTTTTAGCACGTAGACATAAAATAGTTGTCGCTTGTAATTGAAGGCATACTGCGCAGTATAATGCCATTGAGCCGCGGCTTGTTCAATTAACCTATGGGCATTCGCTTCAACGGAAAACGCACCAATCACAACGTAGTAAGGCATATTGTCCTCGATGGGATCTTCGTGTGTGGCGGCTTTAACGGATGATGTGTGGCCCTCGAGTAGTGCGACAGAACACAAAAAGCTTGAAAGGAGCAGGTGCATAAAGACGGATATGCACTTTATTTTGTATTTCATGATATGGAAATTTGATTGCATTGAGGGATTTTGAACGACTGTGTAAGCGCGATGTGTAAGCTGCGTCCGCCACCAACGTCATTAAAGATGATTCTGAAGAGTTTTTGATCGATGAGCATAACTACAACGTTTGACGCGCATAACGCGGCCCGCCACGCAGAAACTCACTGTCTAGGAGAATAGAGAATAAATTTTTTGAGACGGGGTCAGTCTTTAAAATGACATTCTTTTTTGCGGAATGCTCTGCCGCCGACATGGGTGAGTCCTCGTTGCGGATGATCACAATCAAAACTTCGTCAGCTGGCAATTCTTTTACATTTATCTCAGGTTGATTTATAGCAGACTGATGCTTGTAAAAAAGACCGGTCATCAGGTCGCCATCGCGCCCCTGTTGGATGGATTGCGTAATCAGCGATTTTTTCAGTGCAAATTCACAATGTCTTTTTTGCGTGCAAAGAGTTTTGGATAAAGCAAAATAGATGGGTTGATTCGTGCGGGTATGAAGTAGGTAATAGAGCAGTTCGCGGCCGCGCGCATCGTGCGTTAGAAAGCCTCTCAAGTCCAATTGTTCTTCTGCGTTTGGGAGGTTGGATTGAATAAGAAAGGCTTTTCCTTCGATTACCTTTTCTGAATAGACGATAATTTTATGCTCCTTAGAAGAGGCTAATGATCCTCCGTCTTGGGTGCGTTTCTTTAACGGAGGATTTCCCTGGGCGAGGATCTGGCCCAGCAAACAAAAATAAAATAGCAGTGATCTCATTAATATTTTTTTGAAGTTTGAATCACTCCTGCCAACTACCGGGCCAATTTGAATCTTGAAATTTGAACTGATTTCGAAGGTTTAAAAACGAGAGCCGACGAAATTCCGAAAGACCGACGAAATATCGTCGGCAGGTAGCCGGCCAAGGAGGCGTCGGTAAAAAGTAGAGAAAGCCGTTTCGCTACATTTTGTATATTTTTAAGCGACCCTGTTATACATGTTTGTTGAACTTGACCTTTTCTTTCATGAAAAGCGGTATAAGACATATGATGAGGAGACCGGTGATGGCCATTATTTATTTTTGCACGCTCACCAACGTCCTTTATACAGTTTTAACAAGGGAAAGTCATTGGGTGCCGGTCATGGGGTTGTGGTTAATAGTGACCATCGCGCTTCTCTTCTTACTGTATCGCGGACTTCAGAAAAATGTGGGAATTCAAAGGACACTCGCGCGCCGCGACAGAACAATCATTCTGCAGAGAAATGAATTGGAAACACTTGCCAAAAGGGTGAGGAGGACCTTTATAGAATTGCGTGAAATGCAATCACAGCTCATACAGGCCGAAAAGATGGCCGCACTGGCGCAACTCACAGCGGGTATTGCACACGAGCTGAACAATCCCATCAATTTCATTATGGGCGGCGTGCAGGGATTGAAAACACAACTGGATTTTGTCAGCGCTAACGAGGAGATGAAACAAAAGCTGGAAAACATCCCTGCCATAGCCGAGATGCTGGGAGATATGGAGTTATTTGCCAATGCCATTGAAGCCGGCGCTGTTCGTTCGGCCAAGATCGTGGAAGAGTTGGTTAATTTCTCTTTTCAAGACAATCAATATCTGTCGTATGTGAATCTTCGTAGCTATCTCGATTCCGTGCTAATATTGTTAGGTGGCCACCTTGGCGATCGGATAAAAGTTTATAAGAATTTTGGGACAATTCCGATGGTTGAATGCAATATTGGCGAGATCAACCAGGTATTTGTGAACGTCCTTATGAATGCCATCCAGGCCATTCAAGACGTAGGCGATATCACTGTGACTACTTGCGTTCAAAAATCAGGTTTTGTCAACGTGATCATCCGCGACTCTGGTTGCGGAATCCCGGACGCTATAGCGGAAAGAATATTCGATCCGTTCTTTACTACCAGGGAAGTGGGCAAGGGTACGGGGCTCGGATTGTACATTTCCTACAAGATCATTCAAAACCATCACGGCCATATCTTCTTTAACAGCGAACCAGGCAAGGGAACGGAATTTACAATAAGCATTCCGGTCACCCGGGATGAAAGACATCCAGGAATTATCGATTCAGATAAAGATCTACGGAATCTTTTCCAATGCCCCCGCTGGCGTCCGAAATGCTGAGACGCACGCGGTACCAGTCTTGATGCCGCAGTTGTTCTTTTCTGGAAATCTCAAGTGTGAAGCTTTTTGTACCCTGAACCATTTTGGTTTGAATAATCTTTTTTCTGTGATGGAGTTCGATCTCCCAACAATACCATTGATTGGGCATGCTGCCTTCTTCTTCGTCCTCGCCATATCCAAACACTTCAATGCGCTTGTCCTTAACATCGGGAATGAAAATCCAGACAGCCGGTTTTTTGTCTTTGTGGATAGGCAGGGGTTTCGAAGGCTCGGGCCGCGGAGACGTTATCAACGGGACGGGGTTTTGCGAGGAACGGTGAATCGATTCTTTGCCATTCAGAACTAATCCTGGCAGAAGACTCACCATATAATAACAAATTGCTTTGAATTGCATCGGCAGAAGATTTAGTCGTCGCATGTTACAGGACGTTACTGCAAGAGAAATGCAGTCTCTTCAGGCTTTCGGTATTAACGGTGTAGCTGGATAATTTTTCGGTGAAACAAATCTAGTCTACCCGTTGACCGGCTGGAAAGAAAAATAAAAAATAATTGTATGAAAACTTAAACTGCAAAATCTTTTCAGTGAGGCATTTGATATTGCATAGAAATTACGGATTCCTCCACGGCATCTTATCATCCTAGCATAACAGGGAAGGGAGGAACCGTAATTTTTCTGCAAAAGGATACAGGCGCTTTAGCCGAGGTTAAACAGTCTAGCTCTAGAGGGTCAGCTAAACTGAGATCGAAGCTAAGCGCTTGTATTCTTTTTATATTTTCTACCCTTCATACTTTTCGATACTGTACTACCGCTCTTTTGCATAGCGGGAGACAGTGGTATGCCAACGCATAGCCACTCTTGTGGCCCAGCCGACTAAATATAGTCGGGCCAACGATATTTCGTTGGCTCATGGGGTGTCACACCCCGAATCCACGTTAATTTCGCGGTTTCTTTATGGCATGCAATTAGAACGGGGTTCAGAAAAATTTAAAACTTTATGACCATTGCAAAACACATCAACCTGCTGGAAAGACTCGACGATCTGATCCGTAAGAAAGCTACGGGGACTCCCGACGACCTGGCCAAAAGACTGAACGTCTCAACCCGTACCATCTACAATTATCTTCACGATCTGAGAAGCATGGGGGCGCCGGTGGCCTACGACTATCGTTTACAAAGCTACTATTATAAAGTGGATAGCTCGATTATTAAGGAGCGAATGAAATTTAGTTATTGACGCGTTAATGAAAGCTATGCCAAAGAAGATCATCATTCTTCTGGTGCTTATCATTTCTGCGCTTCTGATCTGTATGTTTCCCTGAACGTTTCCCAATAGCCTGAGGGCTGGGGAAACGTGCATGGGAAAAGGCCAGTGCGGAAACGTATTTCGTTATCCACGGAAGCAATCGTGCTGGTCCCTCTGGGAAAAACATTCCGTTCCCGTTATTGAAGCTGGAAAAGCAGATCATGCGTGTGCAGTCCCTACTTTCCTACGCGCTATCGTAAACATTTGTGTAATCAATTTATATGGTGCAAAGATGTCAATTGTTTCCGGTGACCTCCGTAGAGCATTGGGCCGGGCTGCGACAACAATTTCATCGATATCTCGCGCAGGAATTGGTGGCAACACGAACATTGCGCCTGGACTTGGAAGCCGAGAAAGCCTTTACATTTATTTCTGTCGCTCATCATTGGCCCGATTTCAAATTTCATGGGATTTGGCAATTAAGTCCATGTGGCGACCATCTAAAATTTCAGAGCAATTGCGGAAGCGGAACGTTAACTGTAGAAGTGAAAGAACAGGAGTTGCGGATCGACTACTCCATTTTTTTCGAGCACGAGGATCGCTACGAAGTTGGAATTCGATTTTTGACGATAAGCAAAGGGGCGTGCGATCTGGTGATGTCAATCACAAAACCCAGAAGAATGCCGATCAGTTATTTTGAAAATAAACTAACTCAGCTCGATGAAGGTCTGGAAAGATTGAGACGGATTTTAGAGGGTTAGTCGCGGTGACGAGGACTGGGCCCACGATACTTTAAATGTTTCCCAGCACTGCAAGAGCCTTGCAGTACGGAGAGATACTTTAGCCTAATGAAGAAAGTCATTTTGGTTTTTACGATCGCGCTTCTTTTTGTAGCGGTGGAATTGAAGGCCCAGCTCAACCAATATGCGCAATACTATGTTGCGCCGGTATGGCTCAATCCCGCACATGTTGGGCTTGTCGACGAGGTGGAGATTACGGCACAATACCGAGAATCAAAACTGAGTGGGTATCAATTTCCTTCCTTGTCTGCAGCATATCCGTTTTTTAATAAGACAACGCGTCTAAAACAAGGGGGATTCGGTATGGGATTGGCACAGGAGCAATTCGGACCGGATAAGATTTATGTCGTCACACAATGGGTAGGGGGTTTTTCTTACAATGTTCCCATCACCGCACATCATTTTATCAGCGCCGGCTTGCAAAGTGGATTGGTGAACCGGAAAGTAGATCCCACCAAAGTGACCACCGACAATCAATATCTTTTTGGATCGTTTGATCCGGGGCGGCCGCCCGGAGAAAACTTTGTGAATACCAGCACCAATATTGTAATAATCAACAGCGGCTTTTCGTGGTCTATGACCGACGAATTAGACAGACAAAAAGCCTATCTGGGCATAGCCTTTTTTGGAATGAATACACCGCGCGCTAAGCTTCTGCAAGACGCCGCGCGTGATCGCGTGCTCTATAGCGTCTCGGGCGCCGTCCAGGTTCCCGTGCGGGGTACGGCTTTCACATGGCTGCCGAATTTTCGTTGGATCATCCGGGGGAATTTGTCATTTGCCAACATCGGTCAGCGCTGGCATTACACGTTTGGGGCTGGCAGCCCGTCGTTCATCGGTCTCGGGCTTTGGTATAACACGAACAAAATTGCCGTTTCCAATCTTGAGTATGGAACAAACCGTTTCCTTCTGGCGCTGGCCTACAATGGCAGTCTCACGAAAAATGCGCCGATACCTGCCGTCAGTAGCGCTTGGGAGGTGGCATTTACCTGGAGGATCAAAAGAAATACATTGGGCAAACACACAACTATAGTAGAAACACCACCATTGCAAGACGTTCCGAGGCCGCAGGAGCCCGCAACGGTTCAAGCGAGCCCGAAAGAAGCCCCGCAAGCACCAGTCGTTCCGCGTGAAGAACCGATGCCGATTACACAGCCTAAGGAGCAAGATCTCTCGATGGCGGCCACTCCAATAGTAAAAGACAGTTCCCTGACAAAGGAAGAGAAAAATCTCTTAGAACGGAAAGTTGGATTTGCCTTGAACAGCTATGCTGTTGGCAAGGAGGGTCAGGAATTTTTGGACAGCCTGGCGCAAATCCTGAAAGCACATCCGGAAGTGCGCATTAGAATCACGGGGCATACGTGTACCATCGGATCAAGGAGAGCCAACTTCACAGTATCACACAAGCGGGCAGAAAGTGTCAAGGCAATTCTACTAAGGAAAGGAGTGCCTCCCGGTCAACTCGTGGCGGTTGGCATGGATTTCCAACGTCCCTTGAACGCGAATCAGACCGAAGCTCAGCGGGCTAAAAATCGCAGAGTGGAGTTTGAACTTCTGGAGAATTAGCGTGCAATATTTTGTGAGTTTTATGTTGCTAACGAGGAAAAAAATGATGTATATTCAGTGAGCCCGTTGAAAAGCATCCATAGGTTTTTTTGAAAAAATTGATCATGTATAAACCCTTATCTGAGCTAACGGGTGGAAACGTACACACCCAATTCACGGAGAAAGTAATACGGTCTCCCTTGCCCGTGGTCGTGGAATTTTTTAAGAACAATAGCGGGACATCCTTTTTAGTAGACTCCATCCTCGCCGAATTTGTAGAGCCCTTACAGGAGAAGGCGGTATTCTATAAAGTGAACATAGACAAACATCAGCTCTTTAACGAACTGTATCACCTCAATGATCTTCCATCCGTTTTGCTGTTTAGAAAAGGCTCTATACGCGGCTATCTGGCTGGGCCCTTTTCGCGGACCAAGTTCATCTCCAACATTATCAATAACCTGGATGAATAAGAAAAGGCCATGCGGCCGTGGCGAGCCGGTGTTACAGGAAGTAAGGCCTTTGAGTATAAACCTTGTTATTCAGAAAGTCAAAGAGTACAAATCCAATGGCAGCCTCATGTGTATTGCCCAATATGCTCGGGGATGTGCTGATTTCGTACGAATAGTTGACAAAAAATTTTGAGAACGTAAAACCCAGAAGCGCGGCGATCGATCCAGACGATCGGTACGTGCCGCCCAACCAAATCTCTTTATCGTAGCGAAATTTAGTCGAGGCATCCCAATAATAGGCGTCACCTTGCTTGCGCGCGAGTCCGGTGGCATAGAGCTGGAAACGCTGACTTAAATTCATGTTGAAACCTAGCTGGGCCGTCTGAATATTGCTGTAGGTTACGGGAAGTGTAGAGAGGTTCAGCTTTTGACCGGCCAACGAGAAATAAGCATAGCCAACGTAGAAGTGCTCTCCATACAAGGAAAAGCCTGCATTGAGATCAAGATTGTTTTGTTGCGACAGTCCACCGAGCAGGCCCTTGTAAACAGGGTCGTCAATGTTCCGTGGAATCAACTTGTTGGGATCTAATCGAAGCGCCTGATACATCACCTGCGTTCCAAGCGATGCATATAAGGATCTGCTGAGCGGCAGGTGGTAGGCATAGCCGGCGCTGGCGGATGTGCCGGAATAGGGTCCGTACGAATCCTGCATAACAAAAAGTGAAACCCCTTTTTTTGCATGACCGGCAAACGTAGCGTCATCGGTCTCGTAGAGCTTTGACTTGTTGCGCAGTGCGTCCAGGTTGATATTGAGCCCCGCGTAATTGCTTTTCGGACCGTCGGGTAATTTTGCCAAACTCTGACGTGTTCCGATCTTCAGGTCCAGGTAGTTTTCGATGCCGCTAAAGGCTGGATTGAATGTGTACGGTACCGTATAATTTTGCACAAGTTGAAAGGGCAATTGGGCGTGCACCATACAGGCGACACCGAGTAATGCCGATGTTAAAAGAATGGTTCTCATGAGAGGGTCATTGATGAAGCAGTGTTATAAAACCTTTATTTACTTGTTGTCCATTGTTTAATTTTATGATATAGATGTAGGTTCCTGAAGGAAGCAATTTGCCATTGCTGGATCCGTCCCATTCCGATTCGGGAGTGTAATGTGAGGAGGAGAAAACTTTTTTCCCAGACGTATCGAACACCTCTACAGAGTGGTTGGGATAGTTTTCCAAGTTGAGAATGTTCCAGGTTGGATTGTAGGTGTCACCATCGGGGGTAAAGAGTGTGGGGATATCCAGCGCGGGCCCTGGAGCTTCGTCAAATTTCACCTCGACAATGTTAGAGTAAGACCGGAGTGCTCCTTTGTATGAAAAGACCTTGTAGTAGTAGGTCGTTCCAAGGGTGACATTGCTATCGCTATAGCTGTTGCCGGTAACGCTGGAGATCGGTGTAAACGCATTCATGCCGTTTTCCGATCGCTCTATACCAAAGCCTTCTTCATCGTTCGAAACATCAGTCCACGTTAACACGATAGCGGTCTTTCCTTGTGCTTTGGCGACGAGATCCAGCGGGGCAATTGGAGGGATCATCGCGGGATCGATGGGTGGCGTTGCTGAAGCGATGTTGGAATTTTCGGAAGTTTCATCTGCACGAAAGGTGATAACGCGGTAATAGTAGATTTGCCCGGATGTCAATCCGCCTTCCTCGTATGTTTGGATGTTTGGCCCGGTGCGTATAAGCTCTGAAAAGTTGACTCCGTCTGTCGATCGTTCAATGATGTAACCCTCTTCGTTAATGCTGTTATCGTCCCAGGTAAGGTGAATGGAAGAGAATGAGGTTGCGGTAGCCGTTAAATTTGTAGGTGGGTCAGGATGTTTTGAAGCGGATTCGTAGAAAACGATATCGCCGTTCGTTCCATTGAAAACGAAAAGATCTTCATCGCCGTCGTCGTCGATGTCGACCAGGTCGAGACCAATATTTTTCAGCGTCTTTTGACCGTATGTGGTTGTGAAATGGAACGGATCGATAAGGGGATCTTTGAAATACGGTGTGATGCCTACCGGCGTATTTTCGAAGAAGAGCAAATGTCCGTCATCCAATCCAAAAAAGATATCTAAGTCGCCGTCAGCGTCGAAATCGGAAGATTCAATGAACGAGCGTTGAGCCGGCTTAGGCAGATATGAGAGGTGGAACGGATTGTAGGCACCGGTGGTGTATGCGGGGTTTTTGAGACCTGTGTTGATAAGGTCGTATACGATGTTGGAACCCGGGCTATAGGCGCTCACCAAGCAATCCAGATAGCTGTCCTTATTGAGATCCATCATTTCCGGTTTCATGAAATCTTGTGGCGACGGTGTGACGAGTCCAAAGGGACTATAGTCACTTGCCTGGATCGCGGACCTGAACTTAAATATCAGCGAGTTGCCTATGTTTTCACGCCACAGAAACTTTTTTTTCACGGGATCTCCACCGATCATATCCACATCACCATCATAGTCGATGTCGGCGAGGTCTAAATAAGGAACGGCATAGTTGTAGGTTTTTACACTCTTAAAAGCAGGAGCCTTTGCCGTTCCCTTGTTTTCAAGAACGTATGTGATGTTGCTGGTGAGGTCCGATACGATGGCATCCTGGTCGCCATCGGCGTCCATATCCGCAAAAGCGCCGCAAATCTGATCGCCGGCGAAAAGCTGGAGCCCATACGGATTGGCTACCGGTGTCTTGAACTGTGCAGCAACGGGCAAGGTCACGAAGAACAATCCGAATTCCAAAAAGTGAGTGAGTTTAAGGCGCATGGATTATTGTTTTAATTTTTCGAGATTCAGATCGTGGTTGTGATAGAAAGCGGGGCATGGTATGAAGCGTCCCTTTTTAGGCTGTCGCTTTAATCGGTTGATCTCGTATTTGATGGAGATCTCGTGCGCGCCGCCGGCGCCAGAACCGAGTTTCGAAACGGTGATATCGTAACTATACATAATATCGAACTTGGAAAGCTTGAACCCGAGATTGGCAATGATGGCATCCTGACTCACGTTGTCGGCAACATCTTGATGTATGGGAATGCCTCGATACCACAAGCCAAAGACAACGGGTTCGATCATGAGGTAGGTGCCGATATCGAGTTGATCAAATCGGCCTTGACTTCTGTAGTTGAAAGACGGCAGCAGGTCGGCTGTGCGTCCGCGCATTCCCAGGTTCTTGATGCGAAAGCTCATGCCACCGTGTATGCTCCATTTTAGCGGCAGCCGTGTCACACCGTCGACTAGCGAACGATTGGGATCGTTCAGATGGTTTGCCGAACCCCCAATCCACATTTTTGAATTATAAATGAGCAACCCAGCCCCAAAATCGAAATACGTTTTCGGGTCGGGCGTGAAGATGATACCGGACGGCGTCTGTGTGCCATCGAGATTGAGCTGATCGTAGAATAACAACTTGTTAAAATCGATAGACCGCCGTCCTAACCCGAAGCTAAGCCCCGGCGAGATCACCCATCCGCTTTTTGTGCTGATCTTATAAGAATACAGGAGGTTGATTACGTTCGATTTGAGGGAGGCTGTTCCTGCCTGATCGCTCATGAACAGAACGCCAACACCACTTCTTAACTCAGGCAACATCATGTCGAATGAGAATGCCGCTGTTTTGAAACCAGCACCCACACCGGGCCATTGGTTGCGATAGTTGCTAATGAACCGGTAGCTGGGAGTGGACCCCGCAAATGCCGGATTGAGAAACAGCGGTGCGGAATAATACTGTGAGAAAGCTGGGTCTTGCGCCCATACCCAACACGTTAGCAATGTACCAAAGATTAAAAGCCAAGTCTTTTTCATTATCGTATTAAATTAATGTCG carries:
- a CDS encoding PorP/SprF family type IX secretion system membrane protein — encoded protein: MRTILLTSALLGVACMVHAQLPFQLVQNYTVPYTFNPAFSGIENYLDLKIGTRQSLAKLPDGPKSNYAGLNINLDALRNKSKLYETDDATFAGHAKKGVSLFVMQDSYGPYSGTSASAGYAYHLPLSRSLYASLGTQVMYQALRLDPNKLIPRNIDDPVYKGLLGGLSQQNNLDLNAGFSLYGEHFYVGYAYFSLAGQKLNLSTLPVTYSNIQTAQLGFNMNLSQRFQLYATGLARKQGDAYYWDASTKFRYDKEIWLGGTYRSSGSIAALLGFTFSKFFVNYSYEISTSPSILGNTHEAAIGFVLFDFLNNKVYTQRPYFL
- a CDS encoding gliding motility-associated C-terminal domain-containing protein, with amino-acid sequence MRLKLTHFLEFGLFFVTLPVAAQFKTPVANPYGLQLFAGDQICGAFADMDADGDQDAIVSDLTSNITYVLENKGTAKAPAFKSVKTYNYAVPYLDLADIDYDGDVDMIGGDPVKKKFLWRENIGNSLIFKFRSAIQASDYSPFGLVTPSPQDFMKPEMMDLNKDSYLDCLVSAYSPGSNIVYDLINTGLKNPAYTTGAYNPFHLSYLPKPAQRSFIESSDFDADGDLDIFFGLDDGHLLFFENTPVGITPYFKDPLIDPFHFTTTYGQKTLKNIGLDLVDIDDDGDEDLFVFNGTNGDIVFYESASKHPDPPTNLTATATSFSSIHLTWDDNSINEEGYIIERSTDGVNFSELIRTGPNIQTYEEGGLTSGQIYYYRVITFRADETSENSNIASATPPIDPAMIPPIAPLDLVAKAQGKTAIVLTWTDVSNDEEGFGIERSENGMNAFTPISSVTGNSYSDSNVTLGTTYYYKVFSYKGALRSYSNIVEVKFDEAPGPALDIPTLFTPDGDTYNPTWNILNLENYPNHSVEVFDTSGKKVFSSSHYTPESEWDGSSNGKLLPSGTYIYIIKLNNGQQVNKGFITLLHQ
- a CDS encoding type IX secretion system membrane protein PorP/SprF, coding for MKKTWLLIFGTLLTCWVWAQDPAFSQYYSAPLFLNPAFAGSTPSYRFISNYRNQWPGVGAGFKTAAFSFDMMLPELRSGVGVLFMSDQAGTASLKSNVINLLYSYKISTKSGWVISPGLSFGLGRRSIDFNKLLFYDQLNLDGTQTPSGIIFTPDPKTYFDFGAGLLIYNSKMWIGGSANHLNDPNRSLVDGVTRLPLKWSIHGGMSFRIKNLGMRGRTADLLPSFNYRSQGRFDQLDIGTYLMIEPVVFGLWYRGIPIHQDVADNVSQDAIIANLGFKLSKFDIMYSYDITVSKLGSGAGGAHEISIKYEINRLKRQPKKGRFIPCPAFYHNHDLNLEKLKQ